The DNA region TCCACGCGAGCCGCAAAAAGGACTTTTGCCTGCGCTTCGGAAGCCTGTTCTCGCCGTAGATGCGCCGCCGGTCGATGAAGTCCTTGCGCTCGTGCTGCCCGAGGTCCAGGTCGAGCTTGAAGCCGTGTTCGTGTTGCGGcgggggggcggagggggaggagggggaggaggacgacggcgggaCGGGCGTGATCTCGGCGGGACGGtgagcctcggcggcggcgacggcctcctcgaagGAGATTGTGCCGTCGAGGCTGGTCTCGTCGACActcaggccggcggcgaggtctGTTCGCAGTCCGGCGGCGAGaccggcgaggccgccgaaCCGTCGGAGCGCCGAGAGGCTGCGGGCCGTGGTGAGTTTGTGGAGCTGCGTCGGCGTGAAGGCGAACTTGTTGTTTTCGATAACGGTCTCATCGCggaggtcgagctcgtcgtctcTTTCTTGTAGCTTCTGGGCGAACTGCTCGTTGAAGGGGTCGGCCGGTCTGGTCTGACCGGTGTCTGGCTGGCCCGGGGCCGAGGTGATCTCGTCGGCCGTCATCTCGTGTCCTGCTCTGCGACCTTGAAAGGGTTGAGCGGAACCGTGGAGTTGTGACGACAGAGAGAGGAGCCAAGGTTAATACAACTGGCAAGATTTGACGAGAAGACAGAGAAAGTGTacagagagagggagggagaaagagaggggggggggggggggggggacaaaGACGATCAGCGCGGCACCGGCAAGGGGATACCGGTTGATAATATGGCATGGTCATCCCCAAGAGACTCCAGCTTTGCCAAATCGCCAACACAGGGCCCCCGGTGTGCCGACCCATTGGGAACGGATCTGTCGGCCGCGTCACTGCATCTTGGCGGAACCTCAaccacggcgccgagagaAGGCCCCAAGGCTTCTCGGCACGCCGTCAGGGTGGTGACTGGTCCGATGATGCACGCACTAGACTTCTCGGTCTCACTGCACAAGCCTTGTGTGGTCCGGGGGACCTGTGGAGATGGACGCACCCGGGGTCCACCAGGGTTCGAGTCGGCTTCGTGACTTCTGAGAGGGCACGTGGCCATCGGCCAGTCCGTGATTTTGTTTGCCTTGCTCTGTTACTCAGAGAGTCACTCGGAGAGAGCAACCGGGCCAAGAGGAGGCAAGGGGTCTGGAGGTCAGCCAAGCACCGAATCGTGAGCGGGGAGCAGTCGTCATTCATCGGCCGTCACGTCGCGGCCATCCGGGACCTCTGACGCCGTAATCTCGGTGTCGGCGTGGCTACGTTTTGCTCGGAGGATGCGAAGGGGACATGCGGTCCACAGACAAGTCAGTCCCCCACATGGGTTGGAGGGTTGGAGGGTTGGAAGCCTCAAAACTCATCACGCAGAACCCCCCCAACCCGGCTTTGGCCCAGTTATCCCATCGGTTGTTCGGCTCTTTGGCGCCTTGGCGTGCCCAGAGAGAAGGCTTAGCGACGGACTTGGCTTCGCGCCCCCCCTGACATCATCCAGGGTCTCACTTGGAATGTCAAGAGAGTTGCAGGAGGTGGGGGAGTATGGATGGGAACTGAGCGAAGCTTTGAGGCCCGGCATTGAAGCTGCTGTTCATGTGTTGTAACCGTGGGGTGAAGGCAAACATAGGTTAACTGACATGTGTAACATTTTGGCCAATAATCGAGGTATCAGCTACACCAGCATTTTGTAAACGCCAAATACCACTTGAAGGAAATAAATCATAGAACAGAGTGATACATCTAACTAGTGCGTATCTGACTGCACATGGAATGACGTGGTCAGTTCGAGTTCATCCTGTATAGCTCAGCAAACCGGCCACCTCCCGCAATCAGTGAAGACGGCTCTCCCATCTCCAAGACTTCGCCGTCACCAAGAAGCACTACTGCGTCGTACCGCGAGACGTGCTTGAGCCTGTGCATGACAGCCAAAACAGTGCAGCCACGGAACTCATTGTCGACAACATCCTGCATAACCGCCTCGGTCTCGCTATCAACACTGGGTCACGATAATGTCAGCGTGAACTGCATACCGAGGACAAAACTTCTCGCGAATGCTTACCTGCTCATGGCCTCGTCCAGAATCAAAAGCTTGCACTGCCGAAGCATGGCCCTGGCCATGCAGAGAAGCTGCTTCTGACCGGCCGACCAAGCTTTGTCGTCCATCTCCGCGCCCAAGCCGCCTTGCTCTTGAACATGTCTCGAAAGGCCAACTCTGTCAAGAGCTTGGGTGATCctcgcgtcgtcgtcgtcggaaACGGCGCTTAACGGATCAACGTTGAATTGGATAGTCCCCGGCATGAGAAAAGGATCTTGGGAAACAACATTGATGCAGGAACGAAGCTCCGATGGCACCAGGGTTGATACATCGACACCATCAATCTCAATcttgccttccttgacgTCTGTCATCTGTAGCAGGCTGAGGATAAGCGACGTCTTGCCGCTGCCTGAGCGACCACAGATCGCAACGTGGGCACCGGCCTCCACTGATAGCGATACTCCCTTGAGTATGGGTTCGGCATCAGGGCTAGGCGCAATGTCAGTTCCAAGACCGAAAAAGACGTGGAAAACACTTGAATACTCACCCATAAGACGCCACCACGTTGGAGAAGTTGACAGCCCCGCTATGAGGCCAGTCCCCAGATAACCGCTCCTTGCCGGCAGTTTGCTCCGCTTCGGTCTCTGCTACGAACCGTCTGACTCTTGCAACAGCCCCCACGCTGGACTCAAGCTTAGTCCAACTCTGGATCAGGCGTGCCAACACCTCACTGAATCCAATGACCATGACAAGGCTGACACCAACGCTCCCGGCACTGAACTTGTCGTGCCAGGTAACAACCACACccacgaggacgacggcaagcACAGCCACAACCAGGTTGAGAACAAACGTGAGCCACGCCTGAATGCAGCTTTGAACGTAGCTTGGTTTCTGGGACGAGTCGATGCGGTGATAGTTACGCTCCTGGTACCGGGCTTGCCATCCAAAGGCACGAATGGTTGCGCCTCCAGCCACGGATTCAGAGAAGTGGGTGTACAAGGGCGCCTTGGCTTCGATCCCCAGAAGACGGATCTGGCGAGACGTCTGAAGGTAGAAGCGTTGCAGAAAATAGACAACGGTGGCGATGAAAGGAAGGGCAATGCCGAGATAttgggagaagacggcgagaaTAACGAGTTTGGCCAAGATGGATATGGCCGCTGCGGAACATTGTGAGCAAGATCGTATATTCATGTGAATGGCATACTCACTGGAGGTGTAATTCACCAGGTTGGACGGCAGGTCCATATCCAGAAGCTGCATGTCTTCACTGAACCTTTAAACGGCCGGAAGTGAGCACCTCATCGCAATGAACAATAATACAATGTGACTTACCTATTGAGAATCTCGCCGTTGTCGGTTGTGGTCAGGAAACGGAAGGATGCTCTGTTCCGCGAGAGGTATACAATTAGTACTGTCCGACAAATAACATGATGCTGCACAATGAACTCACGCCATGGTAGTCTTGAGAAGGTCTGAGTGCAGCTTGAGAGCCGTGTTGGTTATGATGTCGAGGAATGCAAACCAGGCAGCCAAGGAAGCTCCCAGAgtgccgagggcgccaaACACGGCGTAGATGCCCAAGTAGTATCCCACACTCGTGTTGGCCTCGACGGAATTGGCTTCGGACCACCATTTGACCCAGACGGCTAGTTATCAAACGCACCTGTCAGCGGCAGTTGGCAGTTTTCCCCGATATTGCAATGCGATGTTTCCGACTTACTAGAGAACTCGGAAAAGAAGATCCACATGACGACTGAAACCGAGTAGAGGGTGACCGCCTTCCAGCCGGCATTCTTCAAGTAGTACTCGTAAACTGCCTTCTCCCCGTTCTTGCGTCGGATATCGGTATGAGTCGTTTGGTCTTGGTggttctcgttctcgttggTTGGCGTGGCTGTCTGTTCCATGGGAATCACAGACTCATTAGACTCTTCCTGTACCTTCTCCACCACACCGTCAGATGATAACTTCAGCCCGAGCCTGCTCGTATAGCCTTGACTTTGCACGAGGACTGTGGGGTTGCCGAGTTCTTGCACCCTGCCATCGTCGAGGCAGATGATAaagtcggcgacggccatgaGTTCATCTGCACTCTCATTAGCATGCCCATCACAATGTCACGAGGTGAAGTCAAAACTCACGGCTATGCGTTGCGATGATGATCGTTGCGCGTTGTCTACGCAAAAGACCATCTGTGCCAAGCAGACAGTTCGAGACATGTTTAGCCGTGTGGGCATCCATGCCGCTGAAGACATCGTCGAGGACAACCATCTTCTGCCTCGAGTAGACAGCTCGAGCAAGAGCCTTTGGGGAGACAAAGGTAAGACGTTGGCATAAACATAACGTTCAAGGAGCATGTTCGGGCACTTACGATGCGCTGTTTTTGGCCGCCGCTGAGGTTGACACCTTTGCTACCAACAAGTGTGTAGTCTCCCTTCTGCAACGCTTGTAGATCGGGTTCAAGACCGCAGGCTGAGATTACAGCATCGTACCACTTCTGGTCGTAAAGCGAAACGCCGAGTATGTTTTGCCGAACCGTCCCATTCTCAAGCCATGGGCTCTGTGAGCAATATGCCACGCCACCTCTTTCAGGAAAGTTTCCAACGGCCGGCGCGGCAGTAGGAGGAGACATGGGTACCAACTCGCCCAGTATTGCGCCAAGGAAGGATGACTTGCCGCTTCCCACGGGACCGACAACAACAGTCACCGCGTTTCGAGGGATGTCAACGGTGAGGTCGTGAAGCACAGCCTGGTGCTTCTTCCAGCCAAAACTATTCCCTCTAAACGAGACGGCACACGGCTGGTGCGAGGAGACTGCTGGCTTGCTGCCGCCCCCGGTCGTCAGTGGAACAAGGTTGATAtcggtcgaggacggcgagttGAAGGTGCTTCTTTGTCCATCGAGAGTTGCAGGTCGGGGGCCGTAGTTGCAAAAGTCCTGGATGCGGTCGAAGCATGCAAACGACTGGACAATCATAGGCAGCATCTGGATGAACATGACAACGGGCGTGGTCAAGAGCCCAATCAATGCGATGGAGGCGAAGGCTTGCGCGGGTAAAAGAGTCTCGTTCTTCCAGAAGACGGAGATGATGACGTAGACGGCAAAGGTAACAATGGGAGCAAGATTGATAGGAGTGAGCGCTGAGGGCTGCCCGTCAGGAACTAGACAttggcatcgccgccgccgaagacaAGAGAGAACTTACAGAGCAATAGAGTAGCCACGAGCAGCTTCCGGAAAGACTTTGAGGTGTTGATCTCGTCAGTTCGCAGTCTCTGAATCGTTGTCGACATGACATCTGTGAGCCCGAGCATCTTCACGGCCTTCATCTCGCCGAGCACCGTCGTTGTGACACGAAGGCGTTCCTGGATCTTCTCGATCCACCGCATCTGCGCTGTTCTGCTGGCCACGGAGATTTTTGACATTGCAGCGATGAAAACTGAGAGATGGTCTGGTCAGCGACCCCCccacacacagacacacacacagaatTTTGCTGCGCGTCACTTACTCAATACAAGGACAATTGGTGCCAGGCAGGCGAGGGATAGCTGCAGTCCGAGGAGCCAGCTGGCAACAGCAATATCAAGCAGCGAACCCCAGGTCATGTGGAACATGGACATGGCTTCAAAGATGCGTTCAACATCTGTCCCCATCAGGGCTACCGCCGTGATGTCTCCAGTGTCGACGTCTCTTGTGTGGACGGCATGTTGGTAGACAAGCGCAATCAGCCCTCCTCGAAGCCTGGTGGTAAAGCGAAGGTTGTGGTACTGGTAGACTGAGTTGCTAACCGCGATGCCCAGGTACACCAAAACCCAGGCCCCAATAAGGCCTCTGCCGTAGTTGGCGTCTGGGCTCTCGTTACCCACAAAGGTTACGGTCGTCTTTATGAGAAATGGTTGCGCGAATGTGAAGACTGTCAGACAGAGCCGGGGGATGACAGGAGCCAGGAAGGGCAAAAGGTACCCCCTGAAGCAAGCCTTAATGAGACTATGGCGACTTTGGTGGTCATCTGATAAAGCCGTATGGTCAGCAAGGGGGCTGCAGACTTCGTTGGGAACATGACGGCGTAAAAGACGTACATTTGTCCCATGTAACGGCCAAGCTTCGGTGAAGAACACGACTCTCCATGCTTGAATCGAGTCTTGGTAAGTCGCCGAGGGATATGACTTTGGAATACCCCAAATAAAAGGTTGTCGCCAGCCACGCAAAGCAAGTCCTCGACCAGAACCCGCTGCTCTGCTCGGGAGATGCATGTTTGCCGTCGGGAGGGGGATCGGACGCGGCGAgtctcttcttcgcctcgaGAGACTCTAGCACGAGCACCACCAGTGTGAAACCCAACACGACTGTGGCGATGGCTGGCAAAGGGCCGCGCACAGAGAAAAGCCATAGTGTCCGGACACGGGCAATGCCAAGTATGATGGATGCCGAGAGATAGAGGCTGAGGAGGGTCGAGGGTCGAGGCGATCTTTGATGGTTCAGGACAGACAGCAGCAGGACTGTAAGCGTGGCGACGGGAGTCAAaacatcggcggcgacggacgCAGGAGTCTGGAATTGTGAGGTCTGGCAGCGCAAAGCCAGGAAGGCCAACTGAAAGGCAAGAagtgtcgtcgtcgccacctTGCAATGGGGAGTTAGCTAAAGACACATTGACGGTGGCTTTTCGACGGTGCGGCTGGACATACCAACTTGCTGGCCAACAGCCTGGATGAAGTCTGGAAAGCAACGGGCCGTCGAAGCAGCCGGGCAACTCTCGATGGGGCAAGCAGAAGAAACAATGCAGATGGCAAGCATGCAAAAAGAACATCCTCAAACTGTAGAGTGAAGTCAAAAGAACGGCACTCTGTATGGACTCGCGGCCCAAACGCCCAGTCGCTGAAGGTCGGACAGGACATGTTGATGCTTCGTAAGATCAATGGGTAGGTCTGAACAAACGTCCTACAGACTTGGAGCTCGGTAGAAACTAGGAACAAAATGAAAGGAAGTTCGTGGCGAAACGTTCAAGAGATATGCCGACATGTTGGGACAGAGACGTTGGACCGTCGACGCGTGTCGACTGTGCCTGTTCGCTTCACACCCACCCCAGGGATCACTATCAGCGCTGTACAGGGGCATCGGCAACGTCGCGTGCGGCGCGACGCCTGATGAGCGGCATGTTAATCGCAGAGTCTAGATACATGCATGGGTCAGTCACCCTTCAGCTTCTAACCTACTTTGGTAGGTGGGACAGGCTGCGTCTGGCATGGGTCGACTGAGTTGGTCGGTCTGTCGGTAAGGGCATTTGTGTACGCCACAATTCACATTTGCGTTCTGGGAACTTTGGTAGGGAACTAAGCGGGCTATATGGTCCGATTGGCTGAATAATGAGCGAGCAACCAACACTGTTTTGACAATGGCCAGGTTAACCGCCCATCAAAGATACGGGCTGACGGGGTGCAGGCGGCACAGCCTTTGGTATGCAACAATAGGCCAATGCATCTGAGATACGGACGGGCATGACGGGTGATGAGTCCCTGAACGGAACAAGTGTGGACAGATTATGCAACCAACGGCCAATGGAAATGGGAACGATTCTCAGACATCGCTCCCCTCGGGAAACAGACCTGTAACGTTAAGGACTTATCTCATGACTGGCTTCGACGCAGGAGCAGCTTACATAGCTCTGACGAAGCTGGCACCGAGGCTGAGGCCGTCGACAAGAGATGAGCTTACATCTGGATAAAACTGGGATGGAAACGACCGTTCTAACCGTCATGCTTGTCTTACTtaggtcgaggaggccattgCGAACGGGTCTGAGAATTATTACCAGCGCTGTGCCTGCAACTGGATCAAGCAAGCCACCCCTGGTAAGAATTCCCAGCTGAGGGTTCAATAGTTGGAGAAAAATACCTAAGCTTACATTGGATTCTACGAGAGAACTGACTTGTGAGGCATAGGAAAAGAGCAGGGGCTTCACCCAATGTCATGTGGAAGAAGGCCGCACTCTGGCATACTGAGGGACTGCAACAAATCTTGGGCTTGGATTGTCTGAACAAAAGTGGGAAAATCAAGACAGATTCCAGCAAAATCATGCAATTTTTATCTTCTTTTCTTCAGAGTCGTTGTTCTCTCATCTCCTATCATCTGAATGGGTATGTTGACTCAACTGACTGGACCGGGACTCATCACATTGAAGAATCTTAATGTTGAAACCCGCAATCCGTTGGACGTTGCCATACTTAACTGTAAAGATCTTTGGGCACTTCACATCCGTCTGCTTTTATCTTTTTGTCTGTTGCAAACCAGGCCCAAGTTCGCCTCTCTCGGACTATGAATCATCCACTCATCTGCCGTCGAACATGCCCATGAACTCGACAAGCCTCCCCGCAAAGTCACTTGCATGGGCGTAGCAATGTACATACATTACCCCTCCAGGCGGATGGAGTTCCGCAGCTGAGGAGCTTCGTCCTCGACTTttctccgtcttccccgCATCCTTCTCCCGCAGatcctccctccccgcccGTCGACGCTGCGCCGCATGCCACTGTCACCGCTCCTCTATTTCCTAATCCTGATGATCCTTCATGAACCCGGCCTCGGGCTAATTACTTGCGTATCCGACGTCACTTGCCAAACTGTCGAGAAGAGCGGAGGGGGGGCAGGTCACGCATTTGCGTTTCCCGTTTCCTCCGGGTCGCCCTCCGTGTGGAGGAAATCAGGCTGGTAATTGTTCCGGGTAAATTGCTACAAAACGTGGACCATGGCCCGGTTTCGTCTGGGACGACCGTCATGATCGTTGTCGGGAACCCCCAGTGACTTGGACGTATTCGCCAAATATGATGGCGCTCTCGACGCTCCTTTGCACCGCGTTGCTCCCAGCGCTCGCGTTGGGAGCCATTGACAGGCAAGCAGTGACACTCCGtagaagagggggagggagggagcaTTGTTAACTTGTTACTGCAGACAGCTAGTTGTTTCTCAGTTCAATGTCGTCCGGACCAGCCTCATCGACAACAACACAACGCCTCTGCAagtcggcaacggcaacttTGCTTTCAATGTCGACAACACGGGCATGCAGGTAGGACACCGACAGAGCACGAAACGCGTCGTTTTGATGTAGATGTAGACTGGCTAAACCTGTACCTTATAATCACAGACTTTCCTGCCCTTCAACACAATGTCGAGCTGGGCCTGGCATAACGACTCGCTGCCAACCAACGGGTGAGAAGCAACCATGATGATGGAAAGCTCGCGCCCCCGATCAACCAAAGACTGACTTCATGAACCCTCGCG from Colletotrichum higginsianum IMI 349063 chromosome 4, whole genome shotgun sequence includes:
- a CDS encoding ABC transporter, with protein sequence MSCPTFSDWAFGPRVHTECRSFDFTLQFEDVLFACLPSALFLLLAPSRVARLLRRPVAFQTSSRLLASKLLTPHCKVATTTLLAFQLAFLALRCQTSQFQTPASVAADVLTPVATLTVLLLSVLNHQRSPRPSTLLSLYLSASIILGIARVRTLWLFSVRGPLPAIATVVLGFTLVVLVLESLEAKKRLAASDPPPDGKHASPEQSSGFWSRTCFAWLATTFYLGYSKVISLGDLPRLDSSMESRVLHRSLAVTWDKYDHQSRHSLIKACFRGYLLPFLAPVIPRLCLTVFTFAQPFLIKTTVTFVGNESPDANYGRGLIGAWVLVYLGIAVSNSVYQYHNLRFTTRLRGGLIALVYQHAVHTRDVDTGDITAVALMGTDVERIFEAMSMFHMTWGSLLDIAVASWLLGLQLSLACLAPIVLVLIFIAAMSKISVASRTAQMRWIEKIQERLRVTTTVLGEMKAVKMLGLTDVMSTTIQRLRTDEINTSKSFRKLLVATLLLFPDGQPSALTPINLAPIVTFAVYVIISVFWKNETLLPAQAFASIALIGLLTTPVVMFIQMLPMIVQSFACFDRIQDFCNYGPRPATLDGQRSTFNSPSSTDINLVPLTTGGGSKPAVSSHQPCAVSFRGNSFGWKKHQAVLHDLTVDIPRNAVTVVVGPVGSGKSSFLGAILGELVPMSPPTAAPAVGNFPERGGVAYCSQSPWLENGTVRQNILGVSLYDQKWYDAVISACGLEPDLQALQKGDYTLVGSKGVNLSGGQKQRIALARAVYSRQKMVVLDDVFSGMDAHTAKHVSNCLLGTDGLLRRQRATIIIATHSHELMAVADFIICLDDGRVQELGNPTVLVQSQGYTSRLGLKLSSDGVVEKVQEESNESVIPMEQTATPTNENENHQDQTTHTDIRRKNGEKAVYEYYLKNAGWKAVTLYSVSVVMWIFFSEFSTVWVKWWSEANSVEANTSVGYYLGIYAVFGALGTLGASLAAWFAFLDIITNTALKLHSDLLKTTMAASFRFLTTTDNGEILNRFSEDMQLLDMDLPSNLVNYTSTAISILAKLVILAVFSQYLGIALPFIATVVYFLQRFYLQTSRQIRLLGIEAKAPLYTHFSESVAGGATIRAFGWQARYQERNYHRIDSSQKPSYVQSCIQAWLTFVLNLVVAVLAVVLVGVVVTWHDKFSAGSVGVSLVMVIGFSEVLARLIQSWTKLESSVGAVARVRRFVAETEAEQTAGKERLSGDWPHSGAVNFSNVVASYGPDAEPILKGVSLSVEAGAHVAICGRSGSGKTSLILSLLQMTDVKEGKIEIDGVDVSTLVPSELRSCINVVSQDPFLMPGTIQFNVDPLSAVSDDDDARITQALDRVGLSRHVQEQGGLGAEMDDKAWSAGQKQLLCMARAMLRQCKLLILDEAMSSVDSETEAVMQDVVDNEFRGCTVLAVMHRLKHVSRYDAVVLLGDGEVLEMGEPSSLIAGGGRFAELYRMNSN